One segment of Nostoc flagelliforme CCNUN1 DNA contains the following:
- a CDS encoding tRNA nucleotidyltransferase/poly(A) polymerase family protein: protein MLESIPSTLAPENWPFSLEFLPQPAYMVGGAVRDAILGRTREYLDLDFVIPSKAVKVARAIAHHYKAGFVLLDAERQIARVVFPHATADFAQQEGDSIEVDLHRRDFTVNAIAYNPHTQEIIDPLQGYADLQQGILRMVSPANLEDDPLRLMRGYRQAAQLGFTIEPATQAAIRSLASHISKVAAERVRVEIGYLLSNSQGTPWFTSAWEDGLLAPFFKNATRESLLKLAAVDEAAALLTGSWQQLGAQLQEYVRDSIKTTWLGIAKLACLVNPVPELAEIELQELTYSRAEIRGVTTALKLLPQLQVVDMSLREQYFFFHDADIVFPAMAVLAVALNILVEAMSGDKPLHTAVATKAKRCLIWAPLINRYLNPDDLVAHPTPLVSGKELIIALDIPASPIIGQLLREIGVAQAEGKISRTTEAIAYARQLCKLPHLPSG from the coding sequence ATGCTTGAATCGATTCCTTCTACGCTAGCTCCCGAAAATTGGCCTTTCAGCTTGGAATTCCTGCCACAACCCGCTTATATGGTAGGTGGTGCTGTTCGAGATGCCATCCTTGGCAGAACTCGTGAATATCTGGATTTAGATTTTGTTATACCATCTAAGGCGGTAAAGGTAGCGAGAGCGATCGCTCATCATTACAAAGCTGGTTTTGTGTTACTCGATGCAGAACGACAAATTGCCCGTGTGGTTTTTCCCCACGCCACAGCTGACTTTGCCCAGCAGGAAGGAGATAGTATAGAAGTTGATTTGCACAGACGGGATTTTACAGTAAATGCGATCGCTTATAATCCCCATACCCAAGAAATCATCGATCCTCTGCAAGGTTATGCAGACTTGCAACAGGGCATTTTGCGAATGGTATCACCTGCAAACCTAGAAGATGACCCTTTACGGTTAATGCGAGGTTATCGCCAAGCCGCCCAACTAGGTTTTACTATTGAGCCAGCGACCCAAGCCGCAATTCGTTCTTTGGCATCACATATCAGCAAAGTTGCAGCCGAACGAGTTAGGGTAGAAATTGGCTATCTACTTAGCAATTCTCAGGGTACTCCCTGGTTCACAAGTGCTTGGGAAGATGGTTTACTTGCCCCTTTTTTCAAAAATGCCACCCGTGAAAGCTTGCTCAAACTAGCAGCAGTTGACGAAGCAGCTGCCTTACTTACAGGAAGTTGGCAACAACTAGGGGCACAACTGCAAGAATATGTCCGCGATAGTATCAAAACCACTTGGTTAGGTATTGCCAAACTTGCTTGTCTTGTCAACCCAGTTCCAGAATTAGCAGAAATAGAACTACAGGAACTAACTTATAGTCGTGCCGAAATCCGGGGTGTAACCACTGCCTTGAAACTGTTACCGCAACTTCAAGTAGTCGATATGTCTTTGCGAGAACAATATTTTTTCTTTCATGACGCAGATATTGTATTTCCCGCTATGGCAGTTTTAGCTGTAGCACTTAATATTTTGGTAGAGGCGATGTCTGGTGACAAGCCACTACACACAGCAGTGGCAACCAAAGCAAAACGCTGCCTTATTTGGGCACCTTTGATCAACCGCTACCTGAACCCTGATGATCTGGTCGCTCATCCCACTCCACTAGTGAGCGGGAAGGAGTTGATTATAGCATTAGATATTCCAGCTTCGCCAATTATCGGTCAACTGTTGAGAGAAATTGGCGTAGCACAAGCTGAGGGGAAAATCTCAAGAACAACAGAGGCGATCGCTTATGCACGTCAGTTATGTAAACTACCCCACCTGCCTAGCGGCTGA
- a CDS encoding LbetaH domain-containing protein, with protein sequence MFKPRAIFSALAAIILALVIGTQVHKQPAVASGGGCNPTSHNLPICPSTAPSESASFLDPTATIINPTNIRLGEKVYVAPFAELDATTAPISIAEDSNVQDQVRIIASGTGVDIGPRVIMAHMATIKGAAKIGTQGSTGPFSNPITNTQFNNDIPETFLSFNCEVDGATIESNTVVNFLSRVGPGVTLPAGKVVLPGKNVTNNFEATSGSLGKVANLTEADVALLEGIIEVNEAFAKGYTELARTDLSNVQGINFAPVTFFNPGGLPQIGGIVTRDPTFRNRIIGNVVLEDSFATLTDKIGNRISLRADEGQPFNVGEIAGMANDVVFHALETTSLTLGDNIGYGPRVLVHGGRQVVNGVANGPETRIDNSVGLAPNSVIFRSIIGSRSAVGQKSAVFNSTVAPRTFIGSRTIYADNGNTISSVEW encoded by the coding sequence ATGTTCAAACCTCGCGCAATTTTTAGCGCCTTAGCTGCAATTATCCTAGCACTTGTCATAGGTACACAGGTGCATAAACAACCCGCCGTTGCTTCTGGAGGAGGGTGTAATCCAACTTCACATAACCTACCTATATGCCCAAGCACAGCACCGTCAGAGTCAGCTAGTTTCCTTGACCCAACTGCGACAATCATCAATCCAACAAATATTCGCTTGGGTGAAAAAGTCTATGTCGCGCCATTTGCCGAGTTAGACGCTACTACTGCCCCCATTAGCATCGCGGAAGATTCTAACGTCCAAGACCAAGTGAGAATTATAGCTTCGGGAACGGGAGTGGATATTGGGCCGCGAGTCATTATGGCACACATGGCCACTATCAAAGGTGCAGCCAAAATCGGGACTCAAGGCTCAACCGGGCCTTTTAGCAACCCGATTACCAATACTCAGTTCAACAACGATATTCCAGAGACATTTCTCAGCTTCAACTGTGAAGTAGATGGTGCAACTATAGAAAGCAACACGGTAGTCAACTTTCTCTCGCGGGTTGGCCCTGGTGTTACCTTACCTGCTGGTAAAGTTGTCCTGCCAGGTAAAAACGTCACAAATAACTTTGAAGCTACTAGCGGTAGTTTAGGGAAAGTGGCAAACCTGACAGAAGCCGACGTTGCATTGCTTGAAGGCATCATTGAAGTCAATGAAGCATTTGCCAAAGGTTACACAGAATTGGCCAGAACAGACTTGTCAAATGTACAAGGCATAAATTTCGCTCCAGTCACATTTTTTAACCCCGGAGGTCTGCCGCAGATAGGTGGGATTGTAACTCGCGATCCGACCTTCCGTAATCGCATCATCGGCAATGTCGTTCTGGAAGATTCTTTCGCAACCCTGACTGACAAAATAGGTAATAGAATTTCCCTGCGTGCTGATGAGGGTCAACCTTTTAATGTCGGAGAAATTGCTGGTATGGCAAACGATGTTGTCTTTCACGCTTTAGAAACAACTAGCCTGACTCTTGGTGATAATATTGGCTATGGGCCTCGTGTTCTAGTTCATGGCGGTAGACAGGTTGTCAATGGTGTTGCTAATGGCCCTGAAACCAGGATAGATAATTCCGTAGGGCTAGCACCGAACTCCGTTATATTCCGCTCAATCATTGGCAGCAGATCAGCAGTTGGGCAAAAAAGCGCAGTCTTTAATTCTACAGTAGCTCCGAGAACGTTTATCGGTTCTCGAACAATCTATGCTGACAACGGCAACACGATTTCATCTGTGGAGTGGTAA
- a CDS encoding site-2 protease family protein has protein sequence MFIQTLITNPIHFFRIVVIVIFSITLHELAHGWAAMSQGDNTPQQTGHLTLNPVVHMGKESIIFLCLMGIAWGQMPVNPSKFRSGKLGNILVSAAGPLSNLALGILCIGMLKFISNRSLSELLSGEFLYLAAQINLTLFLFNLLPIPPLDGFHVFSEIFPQLKPLQYSQFGVFAMMLLFIIPEFGTGLSEIAHLVIQSALGGE, from the coding sequence ATGTTTATCCAAACACTAATCACAAACCCGATTCATTTTTTCAGAATCGTTGTAATTGTCATATTCTCCATCACTTTGCATGAACTTGCTCACGGCTGGGCTGCGATGAGTCAGGGAGATAACACTCCCCAACAAACTGGTCATCTAACGCTCAATCCTGTAGTTCACATGGGTAAGGAATCGATCATTTTTCTCTGTCTCATGGGTATAGCTTGGGGACAAATGCCCGTCAACCCATCTAAGTTTCGCTCTGGCAAGCTAGGCAATATTTTGGTATCAGCCGCAGGCCCATTGTCGAATCTTGCTTTAGGGATTCTATGTATTGGGATGCTTAAATTTATCTCTAATCGGAGTCTTTCAGAACTTTTGAGTGGGGAATTTCTTTACTTAGCAGCTCAAATCAATTTGACCTTATTTTTGTTTAATCTGCTGCCAATTCCACCACTGGATGGTTTTCATGTTTTCAGTGAAATTTTTCCTCAGCTAAAGCCACTGCAATATAGCCAATTTGGAGTTTTTGCAATGATGCTTCTATTTATAATCCCAGAATTTGGGACGGGGCTTAGTGAGATTGCTCATTTAGTTATCCAGTCGGCGCTTGGGGGAGAATGA
- a CDS encoding DUF4212 domain-containing protein — translation MDEDQRRSYWRANTALIRNLLIVWALVSLVFSILLVQPLNAIRFFGVPFGFWMAQQGSILVFVALIFIYAFQMDKLDQKYNIKK, via the coding sequence ATGGATGAGGATCAGCGCCGTTCTTATTGGCGTGCTAATACTGCTTTAATTCGTAATCTTTTAATTGTCTGGGCATTGGTTTCCCTAGTTTTTAGTATTTTGTTGGTTCAACCTTTGAATGCAATACGGTTTTTTGGCGTACCCTTTGGCTTTTGGATGGCGCAACAGGGATCAATCCTGGTATTTGTGGCCTTAATTTTCATTTATGCCTTTCAAATGGACAAACTAGACCAAAAATACAATATTAAGAAGTGA
- a CDS encoding sodium:solute symporter family protein, with the protein MSVEIWTIVLVGLSFLAYIYIGWQSRVENSKDFFIAGQGIPSIANGAATAADWMSAASFISMAGLISFLGYDGSIYLMGWTGGYVLLALLLAPYLRKFGKYTVPDFVGDRYYSNIARLVAVVAAIFISLTYVAGQMRGVGIVFSRFLQVDINTGVIIGMVIVGFFSVLGGMKGITWTQVAQYCVLIFAYLIPAIAIAWFLTGNPIPQLAFTFSDIGEKLNQIQVDLGFKQYTEPFVNKSMLDVLFTTIALMVGTAGLPHIIVRFYTVKSVRAARFSAGWALLFIAILYTTAPALSMFARYNLIDSLHNHTVAEVQQLDWATKWEKTKLLGFDDINKDGRLQLTPNKDTNEIKIDPDIIVLSTPEVANLPPWVIGLVAAGGLAAALSTASGLLLVISSSIAHDIYYRIIDSSASEQKRVFVGRIMVGFSLVLAGYFGVNPPGFVSQVVAFAFGLAAASFFPVIFLGIFDKRTNSEGAIAGMLTGLIFTIIYIVGVKFGGMQPWFFGVSPEGIGTLGMLINFAVTLVVSRLTPPPPAEIQALVEDLRSPIIEE; encoded by the coding sequence GTGTCAGTTGAAATTTGGACTATTGTATTAGTTGGACTTTCCTTCCTCGCCTACATTTATATTGGTTGGCAATCACGAGTCGAAAATAGTAAAGACTTCTTTATAGCAGGCCAAGGGATACCTTCAATTGCTAATGGTGCGGCTACTGCCGCCGATTGGATGTCCGCAGCTTCGTTTATTTCAATGGCGGGGCTGATTTCTTTTTTGGGCTACGATGGTTCTATTTATTTAATGGGGTGGACGGGCGGCTATGTACTGCTAGCATTATTACTAGCTCCTTACCTACGGAAATTTGGTAAGTATACGGTGCCAGATTTCGTAGGCGATCGCTACTACTCTAATATCGCTCGTTTGGTGGCAGTAGTTGCAGCCATTTTCATCTCCCTCACCTACGTTGCTGGACAAATGCGGGGCGTGGGCATTGTTTTTAGCCGCTTCTTACAAGTAGATATCAATACAGGCGTAATCATCGGTATGGTGATTGTCGGCTTTTTCTCTGTGTTGGGGGGGATGAAAGGCATTACCTGGACACAAGTAGCACAGTACTGTGTGTTAATTTTTGCTTACCTGATTCCAGCGATCGCCATCGCCTGGTTTCTCACTGGTAATCCTATTCCCCAACTAGCATTTACCTTCAGTGATATTGGAGAAAAACTCAATCAAATTCAGGTTGACCTGGGTTTTAAGCAATATACTGAGCCATTTGTGAACAAGTCGATGCTAGATGTGCTGTTCACCACCATTGCTTTAATGGTAGGCACGGCTGGCTTACCCCATATCATCGTCCGTTTTTACACAGTAAAGAGTGTGCGTGCAGCCCGCTTTTCTGCTGGTTGGGCACTGCTATTTATTGCCATTCTTTATACAACTGCTCCAGCCCTCTCCATGTTTGCCCGCTATAACCTGATTGATTCCTTGCACAATCATACAGTTGCAGAAGTGCAGCAGCTAGACTGGGCGACCAAGTGGGAAAAAACTAAACTTTTGGGTTTTGATGACATAAATAAGGATGGGCGTCTCCAGTTAACTCCAAATAAAGACACTAATGAAATAAAGATTGACCCAGATATCATCGTGCTTTCCACCCCAGAGGTAGCTAATCTGCCTCCGTGGGTGATTGGCTTGGTAGCGGCTGGCGGTTTAGCAGCTGCTTTGTCTACAGCATCAGGTTTATTGCTGGTAATTTCCAGTTCCATCGCCCACGATATCTACTACCGGATCATAGATTCATCAGCCTCAGAACAAAAACGGGTATTTGTCGGGCGGATCATGGTAGGTTTTTCCCTCGTCCTCGCCGGCTATTTTGGGGTGAATCCGCCAGGATTTGTTAGTCAGGTGGTGGCTTTTGCCTTTGGTTTAGCTGCTGCTAGTTTCTTTCCGGTGATTTTCTTGGGGATTTTCGACAAGCGCACCAATTCTGAAGGTGCGATCGCCGGCATGTTGACGGGTTTAATTTTTACGATAATCTACATTGTCGGCGTCAAGTTTGGGGGTATGCAACCCTGGTTTTTTGGGGTTTCTCCCGAAGGAATTGGTACTTTGGGTATGCTAATTAACTTCGCTGTCACCCTAGTGGTTTCGCGCCTAACGCCACCTCCTCCAGCAGAAATTCAAGCGCTGGTAGAAGACCTCCGCAGCCCAATTATTGAAGAATAG
- a CDS encoding tetratricopeptide repeat protein — translation MRRRLFKQKRTRVNQVFTIAIFTTLTAISSVSCSRNDNVLVTEIGVSQPSRRSATASIGGEFYLQGKNQHLNGDLQAAIASYGKAIAQNSQYGAAYNGRGLAYFDLGDKEKAITDYNQALGINPNDAEAYNNLGNARASLGNNREAVKDYSEAIRLNPNYAEAYNNRGNTRATLGERRGALDDLDQAILLNPKYAIAYNNRGNARAANGEAQGAIEDYNQAIRLNPNFGAAYNNRGNARATNGDKQGALKDLQQAASIFQSQGNNDLYEQVMKNIKELGQ, via the coding sequence ATGAGACGGCGTTTATTTAAACAAAAGCGAACAAGGGTAAATCAAGTATTTACCATAGCTATTTTTACTACCTTGACAGCAATTAGCAGTGTTTCTTGTAGTAGGAATGACAATGTTTTGGTGACAGAAATAGGAGTCAGTCAACCTAGCCGTCGTTCAGCTACAGCTTCCATTGGTGGGGAATTCTATCTTCAGGGAAAGAATCAGCATTTAAACGGTGATTTACAAGCTGCGATCGCTTCTTATGGTAAGGCAATTGCTCAAAACTCTCAATATGGCGCTGCCTACAACGGCCGGGGATTAGCCTACTTTGATTTGGGAGACAAGGAAAAAGCGATCACAGATTACAATCAAGCACTTGGTATCAACCCTAACGACGCCGAAGCCTACAATAACCTGGGGAATGCCCGCGCCTCACTAGGAAATAACAGAGAAGCAGTTAAAGATTACAGTGAAGCGATTCGCCTTAATCCCAACTATGCCGAAGCCTACAATAACCGGGGAAATACCCGCGCCACCTTGGGAGAAAGAAGAGGGGCGCTAGATGATCTTGACCAAGCGATTCTCCTCAACCCCAAATATGCGATCGCCTATAATAACCGAGGAAATGCCCGTGCTGCCAATGGAGAGGCACAGGGTGCGATCGAAGATTACAATCAAGCCATCCGCCTCAACCCTAACTTTGGCGCTGCCTATAATAACCGGGGAAATGCCCGCGCCACCAATGGAGATAAGCAGGGGGCACTCAAGGACTTACAACAAGCAGCAAGCATTTTTCAAAGTCAGGGTAACAACGACTTATATGAACAAGTCATGAAAAATATCAAAGAACTTGGACAGTAG
- a CDS encoding ribonuclease D: MPYLTSAREISAIVAEYTNAKTLWIDTEVADYKSRNPRLSLLQVLDNPKDMSGDRVYLLDVLDQPNIIAEFIDKIMTNSAIEKVFHNASYDLKFLGNKKAKNITCTLEMVKKIPYYLLPLPNYQLKTIATSLCSFNNIDKQEQTSDWGKRPLTEEQIEYAYLDCIYLAQIHSNLLDLQAQASPDPAKEDLISLSTRYSQLEQQYKLLNSEFEHLQERMKKAMQAQDISETAYYKLTSYERTTVKATFTELARLAQSEGINLDFPITLTQKLQKDLGQNLEQLSVDIEKTTSWRLNSKTQENDIEDD; encoded by the coding sequence ATGCCGTACCTTACTTCCGCCCGCGAAATTAGTGCCATTGTCGCTGAATATACTAACGCTAAAACGCTGTGGATAGATACAGAAGTAGCTGACTATAAAAGTCGTAATCCCCGACTATCGCTGCTTCAGGTATTAGATAATCCCAAAGATATGAGTGGCGATCGCGTCTACCTTTTAGATGTCCTAGATCAGCCTAATATTATAGCTGAATTTATTGATAAAATTATGACAAATTCTGCTATTGAAAAAGTTTTTCACAACGCCAGTTATGATCTAAAATTTCTCGGTAACAAGAAAGCCAAAAATATTACTTGTACTTTGGAAATGGTAAAAAAAATTCCCTACTATCTTTTACCATTACCTAATTACCAACTCAAAACCATAGCTACATCACTTTGTAGCTTTAACAATATCGATAAACAAGAACAAACAAGCGATTGGGGAAAACGCCCCCTGACTGAAGAACAGATAGAGTATGCTTACTTAGATTGTATTTATCTGGCTCAAATCCACTCAAATTTATTAGATTTACAAGCCCAAGCTAGTCCCGATCCCGCAAAGGAAGACTTAATCTCACTAAGTACCAGATACTCGCAACTTGAGCAACAATACAAGTTGTTAAATTCAGAATTTGAGCATTTGCAAGAACGCATGAAAAAAGCCATGCAAGCTCAGGATATATCTGAAACTGCCTATTATAAGCTGACTAGTTATGAGCGTACTACAGTCAAAGCTACTTTTACAGAATTGGCAAGGCTAGCACAAAGTGAAGGTATTAATTTAGATTTTCCAATCACACTAACTCAGAAACTCCAAAAAGATTTAGGGCAAAATCTAGAACAACTCTCTGTAGATATTGAAAAAACAACCTCTTGGCGGCTAAATTCCAAAACTCAAGAAAATGATATTGAGGATGATTAA
- a CDS encoding BON domain-containing protein produces MKKLILLLVSSILVVGTFGCQEAPKTGSETPSTINEAAQAPATPASQINQTADKTTAKIPGTQTAPLAASTNTKVKTDSEKTAATKVKSNLKTEVSEKLNKGLPGNKLQVENKEGEIILKGTATSVEELKKAETLAKEVQGVKTVKVEAKVGEHPLLEET; encoded by the coding sequence ATGAAAAAGCTAATTCTATTACTAGTTAGTAGCATTTTGGTAGTTGGTACTTTTGGTTGTCAAGAGGCTCCTAAAACTGGTTCGGAAACTCCTAGCACTATTAATGAAGCTGCTCAAGCACCAGCAACACCAGCTTCTCAGATAAATCAAACTGCGGATAAAACTACTGCCAAAATTCCAGGAACACAAACGGCTCCTTTAGCAGCTAGTACAAACACTAAAGTGAAAACCGATTCTGAAAAAACGGCAGCAACAAAAGTTAAGAGCAACTTAAAAACTGAAGTTAGCGAAAAGTTGAATAAAGGCTTACCAGGCAACAAGTTACAAGTTGAAAACAAAGAGGGTGAAATTATCCTCAAAGGTACAGCGACTTCTGTTGAAGAACTCAAGAAAGCTGAAACCTTAGCTAAAGAAGTTCAAGGTGTGAAGACAGTGAAGGTGGAAGCAAAAGTTGGGGAGCATCCACTTTTGGAAGAAACATAA
- a CDS encoding Npun_R2821/Npun_R2822 family protein, producing MENFGIYTLANDAVFDQLVALINSIEANISPDIPICVIPYNQKMDLVKQEIKSRKNVTLFGDWNAIKIWDDFVNQVWDAHPREKESKLNRPGWYKGFVHRKFAAFHGDFERFVFLDADTLAMKPIDDIFNKLNSYDLVFNDWEHAKPKAVTEVNLDVIEKATQLTEIDLRSKLHCDSLFASKRLYFDLEDLNILKQRWIEKQEFDWVRPGSWWSSSGLFNYMTIHGDRSIFNFTLSPDGNDRTGNCANADAFVNINNILYNQDGLKPIHRIHYMSYPSADFARLCKGEDVNIRYQNEFLYYRFLKQPEQKPKMLKPANQFVNMNRLSQKIIQKIKKAIA from the coding sequence ATGGAAAATTTCGGTATCTATACCCTTGCTAATGATGCAGTATTCGATCAGCTTGTTGCTTTAATAAATAGCATTGAAGCTAATATTAGTCCAGATATTCCTATTTGCGTAATTCCCTACAATCAAAAAATGGATTTGGTGAAGCAGGAAATAAAATCCAGAAAGAATGTCACCTTATTTGGAGATTGGAACGCCATCAAAATTTGGGATGATTTTGTAAATCAAGTTTGGGATGCTCATCCTAGAGAAAAAGAATCAAAATTAAATCGCCCTGGTTGGTATAAAGGTTTTGTACATAGAAAATTTGCCGCTTTTCATGGTGATTTTGAACGTTTTGTGTTTTTGGATGCTGATACTTTAGCTATGAAACCAATTGATGATATTTTTAATAAGCTAAATAGTTACGATTTAGTCTTTAATGATTGGGAACATGCAAAGCCTAAAGCGGTAACGGAAGTTAATCTGGATGTAATTGAGAAAGCAACACAGTTAACAGAAATTGATTTACGTTCCAAGCTTCATTGTGATAGTTTATTTGCTTCTAAACGATTATATTTCGACCTTGAAGATTTAAATATTTTAAAACAAAGATGGATTGAAAAACAAGAATTTGATTGGGTTCGTCCGGGTTCTTGGTGGTCTAGCTCTGGGTTATTTAACTATATGACGATACATGGCGATCGCTCGATATTTAACTTCACTCTCAGTCCTGATGGTAATGACAGAACCGGTAACTGTGCCAATGCAGATGCTTTTGTTAATATAAATAATATTCTTTACAATCAAGATGGTTTGAAACCAATCCATCGCATTCATTATATGAGCTATCCCTCTGCTGATTTTGCACGTTTGTGTAAAGGAGAAGATGTCAATATCCGCTATCAAAATGAGTTTTTATACTATCGTTTTCTTAAACAACCTGAGCAAAAACCCAAAATGCTAAAACCAGCCAATCAATTTGTCAATATGAATCGTTTATCTCAAAAAATCATCCAGAAAATCAAGAAAGCGATCGCGTAA